A genomic stretch from Tenrec ecaudatus isolate mTenEca1 chromosome X, mTenEca1.hap1, whole genome shotgun sequence includes:
- the LOC142434180 gene encoding arylsulfatase L-like isoform X2 — MRAPELAGRWLPAALGLLLAWMPSAAHDLAGSRPNFVLLMVDDLGIGDIGCYGNRTIRTPNIDRLAREGVKLTQHIAAASVCTPSRAAFLTGRYPLRSGMVSSQGNRVLLSAAVSGGLPTNETTFAKILREEGYATGIIGKWHLGLNCAWRDDHCHHPAAHGFLHFYGTPFTMTLDCLGWGRSPKHVLLKRGLDAGALLLGLGALTLAAARLAGLLPGARWALAGWAALAAALLWAGARSASQLMQHADCFLMRNEAVSQQPLREEDTTPLMVRDAAGFVRRNKQGPFLLFVSFLHVHLPLATTKQFRGRSAHGLYGDNVEEMDWMVGQILGALDAEGVADRTLVYFTSDHGGWLEARFGREQCGGWNGIYKGKGKTTTGLRQCHHDRAEPALGFATLERFTGAGSLVFAPQKQERKNHHWLTAMPSRQSRAGPGVCDTGALYGGKGMAGWEGGIRVPGIFRWPGVLPAGREVHEPTSLMDIFPTVVQLAGGQVPQDRVLDGRDLMPLLLGVTQHSDHEFLMHYCEHVLHAVRWHQRSRGALWKVHFFTPSFHPEGAGACYDRVVCPCSPPGVARHDPPLLFDLSRDPSEAQPLTPATEGAFWQVVERVAQAVQEHQRTLSPVRLQLDGSDNVWKAWLQPCCGPFPLCRCHDPENPQ, encoded by the exons ATGCGTGCCCCCGAGCTGGCCGG GCGCTGGCTGCCCGCAGCCCTGGGCCTGCTCCTGGCTTGGATGCCATCGGCGGCCCACGACTTGGCCGGTTCGAGACCCAACTTCGTGCTCCTGATGGTGGATGATCTCGGCATTGGGGACATCGGCTGCTACGGAAACCGCACCATCAG GACTCCAAACATCGACCGCCTCGCTCGGGAAGGGGTGAAGCTCACCCAGCACATCGCAGCCGCCTCCGTGTGCACCCCGAGCCGGGCGGCCTTCCTGACCGGCCGGTACCCGCTGCGCTCGG GCATGGTGTCCTCCCAAGGAAACCGAGTCCTGCTGTCGGCAGCGGTGTCCGGGGGCCTCCCCACCAACGAGACAACATTTGCCAAAATACTTCGAGAGGAAGGCTACGCCACCGGCATAATAG gaaaGTGGCACTTGGGCCTGAACTGCGCGTGGCGCGACGACCACTGCCACCACCCGGCGGCGCACGGCTTCCTCCACTTCTACGGGACGCCCTTCACCATGACCTTGGACTGCCTGGGCTGGGGGAGGTCCCCGAAGCACGTGCTCCTGAAGCGCGGCCTGGACGCGGGCGCGCTCCTGCTGGGCCTGGGCGCGCTCACgctggcggccgcccggctcgcgGGGCTGCTGCCCGGGGCGCGGTGGGCGCTGGCCGGCTGGGCGGCGCTGGCGGCCGCGCTGCTGTGGGCGGGCGCGCGCTCCGcgagccagctgatgcagcacgCCGACTGCTTCCTGATGCGGAACGAGGCCGTGTCCCAGCAGCCCCTGCGCGAGGAGGACACCACGCCCCTCATGGTCCGCGACGCCGCCGGATTCGTCCGCAG GAACAAGCAAGGCCCCTTCCtgctgtttgtgtccttcctgcACGTGCACCTTCCGCTGGCCACCACCAAGCAGTTCCGGGGCAGGAGCGCCCACGGGCTCTACGGGGACAACGTGGAGGAGATGGACTGGATGGTGG GCCAGATCCTGGGCGCGCTGGACGCGGAGGGCGTGGCCGACCGCACGCTGGTTTACTTCACGTCCGATCACGGCGGCTGGCTGGAGGCGCGCTTCGGGCGGGAGCAGTGCGGCGGCTGGAACGGGATCTACAAAG GAAAGGGAAAAACCACCACTGGCTTACGGCAATGCCATCACGACAGAGCAGAGCCGGCCCTGGGGTTTGCGACACTGGAGCGCTTTACGGGAGCTGGCAGCCTCGTTTTCGCCCCCCAAAAGCAGGAAAGGAAAAACCACCACTGGCTTACGGCAATGCCATCACGACAGAGCAGAGCCGGCCCTGGGGTTTGCGACACTGGAGCGCTTTACG GTGGCAAAGGCATGGCCGGCTGGGAAGGGGGCATCCGCGTCCCCGGCATCTTCCGCTGGCCCGGGGTGCTGCCCGCCGGCCGCGAGGTCCACGAGCCCACCAGCCTGATGGACATCTTCCCCACGGTGGTCCAGCTGGCGGGCGGCCAGGTGCCCCAGGACAG GGTGCTGGATGGCCGGGACCTCATGCCTTTGCTGCTGGGGGTCACCCAGCACTCGGACCACGAGTTTCTGATGCACTACTGTGAACACGTCCTGCACGCCGTCCGCTGGCACCAAAGGAGCC GAGGTGCCCTCTGGAAAGTGCACTTCTTCACGCCCAGCTTCCACCCGGAGGGCGCCGGCGCCTGCTACGACCGAGTCGTCTGCCCATGCTCCCCGCCGGGGGTCGCCCGGCATGACCCACCCCTGCTCTTCGACCTGTCCCGAGACCCCTCGGAGGCCCAGCCCCTCACGCCGGCCACGGAGGGCGCCTTCTGGCAGGTGGTGGAGCGGGTGGCCCAGGCTGTGCAGGAGCACCAGCGGACACTCAGCCCCGTCCGCCTGCAGCTGGACGGCTCGGACAACGTGTGGAAGGCCTGGCTCCAGCCCTGCTGCGGCCCCTTCCCCTTGTGTCGGTGCCACGACCCAGAGAACCCGCAGTGA
- the LOC142434180 gene encoding arylsulfatase L-like isoform X3 translates to MGWRAKEANAAHMRAPELAGRWLPAALGLLLAWMPSAAHDLAGSRPNFVLLMVDDLGIGDIGCYGNRTIRTPNIDRLAREGVKLTQHIAAASVCTPSRAAFLTGRYPLRSGMVSSQGNRVLLSAAVSGGLPTNETTFAKILREEGYATGIIGKWHLGLNCAWRDDHCHHPAAHGFLHFYGTPFTMTLDCLGWGRSPKHVLLKRGLDAGALLLGLGALTLAAARLAGLLPGARWALAGWAALAAALLWAGARSASQLMQHADCFLMRNEAVSQQPLREEDTTPLMVRDAAGFVRRNKQGPFLLFVSFLHVHLPLATTKQFRGRSAHGLYGDNVEEMDWMVGQILGALDAEGVADRTLVYFTSDHGGWLEARFGREQCGGWNGIYKGGKGMAGWEGGIRVPGIFRWPGVLPAGREVHEPTSLMDIFPTVVQLAGGQVPQDRVLDGRDLMPLLLGVTQHSDHEFLMHYCEHVLHAVRWHQRSRGALWKVHFFTPSFHPEGAGACYDRVVCPCSPPGVARHDPPLLFDLSRDPSEAQPLTPATEGAFWQVVERVAQAVQEHQRTLSPVRLQLDGSDNVWKAWLQPCCGPFPLCRCHDPENPQ, encoded by the exons aTGGGCTGGAGGGCG AAAGAAGCCAACGCTGCACACATGCGTGCCCCCGAGCTGGCCGG GCGCTGGCTGCCCGCAGCCCTGGGCCTGCTCCTGGCTTGGATGCCATCGGCGGCCCACGACTTGGCCGGTTCGAGACCCAACTTCGTGCTCCTGATGGTGGATGATCTCGGCATTGGGGACATCGGCTGCTACGGAAACCGCACCATCAG GACTCCAAACATCGACCGCCTCGCTCGGGAAGGGGTGAAGCTCACCCAGCACATCGCAGCCGCCTCCGTGTGCACCCCGAGCCGGGCGGCCTTCCTGACCGGCCGGTACCCGCTGCGCTCGG GCATGGTGTCCTCCCAAGGAAACCGAGTCCTGCTGTCGGCAGCGGTGTCCGGGGGCCTCCCCACCAACGAGACAACATTTGCCAAAATACTTCGAGAGGAAGGCTACGCCACCGGCATAATAG gaaaGTGGCACTTGGGCCTGAACTGCGCGTGGCGCGACGACCACTGCCACCACCCGGCGGCGCACGGCTTCCTCCACTTCTACGGGACGCCCTTCACCATGACCTTGGACTGCCTGGGCTGGGGGAGGTCCCCGAAGCACGTGCTCCTGAAGCGCGGCCTGGACGCGGGCGCGCTCCTGCTGGGCCTGGGCGCGCTCACgctggcggccgcccggctcgcgGGGCTGCTGCCCGGGGCGCGGTGGGCGCTGGCCGGCTGGGCGGCGCTGGCGGCCGCGCTGCTGTGGGCGGGCGCGCGCTCCGcgagccagctgatgcagcacgCCGACTGCTTCCTGATGCGGAACGAGGCCGTGTCCCAGCAGCCCCTGCGCGAGGAGGACACCACGCCCCTCATGGTCCGCGACGCCGCCGGATTCGTCCGCAG GAACAAGCAAGGCCCCTTCCtgctgtttgtgtccttcctgcACGTGCACCTTCCGCTGGCCACCACCAAGCAGTTCCGGGGCAGGAGCGCCCACGGGCTCTACGGGGACAACGTGGAGGAGATGGACTGGATGGTGG GCCAGATCCTGGGCGCGCTGGACGCGGAGGGCGTGGCCGACCGCACGCTGGTTTACTTCACGTCCGATCACGGCGGCTGGCTGGAGGCGCGCTTCGGGCGGGAGCAGTGCGGCGGCTGGAACGGGATCTACAAAG GTGGCAAAGGCATGGCCGGCTGGGAAGGGGGCATCCGCGTCCCCGGCATCTTCCGCTGGCCCGGGGTGCTGCCCGCCGGCCGCGAGGTCCACGAGCCCACCAGCCTGATGGACATCTTCCCCACGGTGGTCCAGCTGGCGGGCGGCCAGGTGCCCCAGGACAG GGTGCTGGATGGCCGGGACCTCATGCCTTTGCTGCTGGGGGTCACCCAGCACTCGGACCACGAGTTTCTGATGCACTACTGTGAACACGTCCTGCACGCCGTCCGCTGGCACCAAAGGAGCC GAGGTGCCCTCTGGAAAGTGCACTTCTTCACGCCCAGCTTCCACCCGGAGGGCGCCGGCGCCTGCTACGACCGAGTCGTCTGCCCATGCTCCCCGCCGGGGGTCGCCCGGCATGACCCACCCCTGCTCTTCGACCTGTCCCGAGACCCCTCGGAGGCCCAGCCCCTCACGCCGGCCACGGAGGGCGCCTTCTGGCAGGTGGTGGAGCGGGTGGCCCAGGCTGTGCAGGAGCACCAGCGGACACTCAGCCCCGTCCGCCTGCAGCTGGACGGCTCGGACAACGTGTGGAAGGCCTGGCTCCAGCCCTGCTGCGGCCCCTTCCCCTTGTGTCGGTGCCACGACCCAGAGAACCCGCAGTGA
- the LOC142434180 gene encoding arylsulfatase L-like isoform X1 gives MGWRAKEANAAHMRAPELAGRWLPAALGLLLAWMPSAAHDLAGSRPNFVLLMVDDLGIGDIGCYGNRTIRTPNIDRLAREGVKLTQHIAAASVCTPSRAAFLTGRYPLRSGMVSSQGNRVLLSAAVSGGLPTNETTFAKILREEGYATGIIGKWHLGLNCAWRDDHCHHPAAHGFLHFYGTPFTMTLDCLGWGRSPKHVLLKRGLDAGALLLGLGALTLAAARLAGLLPGARWALAGWAALAAALLWAGARSASQLMQHADCFLMRNEAVSQQPLREEDTTPLMVRDAAGFVRRNKQGPFLLFVSFLHVHLPLATTKQFRGRSAHGLYGDNVEEMDWMVGQILGALDAEGVADRTLVYFTSDHGGWLEARFGREQCGGWNGIYKGKGKTTTGLRQCHHDRAEPALGFATLERFTGAGSLVFAPQKQERKNHHWLTAMPSRQSRAGPGVCDTGALYGGKGMAGWEGGIRVPGIFRWPGVLPAGREVHEPTSLMDIFPTVVQLAGGQVPQDRVLDGRDLMPLLLGVTQHSDHEFLMHYCEHVLHAVRWHQRSRGALWKVHFFTPSFHPEGAGACYDRVVCPCSPPGVARHDPPLLFDLSRDPSEAQPLTPATEGAFWQVVERVAQAVQEHQRTLSPVRLQLDGSDNVWKAWLQPCCGPFPLCRCHDPENPQ, from the exons aTGGGCTGGAGGGCG AAAGAAGCCAACGCTGCACACATGCGTGCCCCCGAGCTGGCCGG GCGCTGGCTGCCCGCAGCCCTGGGCCTGCTCCTGGCTTGGATGCCATCGGCGGCCCACGACTTGGCCGGTTCGAGACCCAACTTCGTGCTCCTGATGGTGGATGATCTCGGCATTGGGGACATCGGCTGCTACGGAAACCGCACCATCAG GACTCCAAACATCGACCGCCTCGCTCGGGAAGGGGTGAAGCTCACCCAGCACATCGCAGCCGCCTCCGTGTGCACCCCGAGCCGGGCGGCCTTCCTGACCGGCCGGTACCCGCTGCGCTCGG GCATGGTGTCCTCCCAAGGAAACCGAGTCCTGCTGTCGGCAGCGGTGTCCGGGGGCCTCCCCACCAACGAGACAACATTTGCCAAAATACTTCGAGAGGAAGGCTACGCCACCGGCATAATAG gaaaGTGGCACTTGGGCCTGAACTGCGCGTGGCGCGACGACCACTGCCACCACCCGGCGGCGCACGGCTTCCTCCACTTCTACGGGACGCCCTTCACCATGACCTTGGACTGCCTGGGCTGGGGGAGGTCCCCGAAGCACGTGCTCCTGAAGCGCGGCCTGGACGCGGGCGCGCTCCTGCTGGGCCTGGGCGCGCTCACgctggcggccgcccggctcgcgGGGCTGCTGCCCGGGGCGCGGTGGGCGCTGGCCGGCTGGGCGGCGCTGGCGGCCGCGCTGCTGTGGGCGGGCGCGCGCTCCGcgagccagctgatgcagcacgCCGACTGCTTCCTGATGCGGAACGAGGCCGTGTCCCAGCAGCCCCTGCGCGAGGAGGACACCACGCCCCTCATGGTCCGCGACGCCGCCGGATTCGTCCGCAG GAACAAGCAAGGCCCCTTCCtgctgtttgtgtccttcctgcACGTGCACCTTCCGCTGGCCACCACCAAGCAGTTCCGGGGCAGGAGCGCCCACGGGCTCTACGGGGACAACGTGGAGGAGATGGACTGGATGGTGG GCCAGATCCTGGGCGCGCTGGACGCGGAGGGCGTGGCCGACCGCACGCTGGTTTACTTCACGTCCGATCACGGCGGCTGGCTGGAGGCGCGCTTCGGGCGGGAGCAGTGCGGCGGCTGGAACGGGATCTACAAAG GAAAGGGAAAAACCACCACTGGCTTACGGCAATGCCATCACGACAGAGCAGAGCCGGCCCTGGGGTTTGCGACACTGGAGCGCTTTACGGGAGCTGGCAGCCTCGTTTTCGCCCCCCAAAAGCAGGAAAGGAAAAACCACCACTGGCTTACGGCAATGCCATCACGACAGAGCAGAGCCGGCCCTGGGGTTTGCGACACTGGAGCGCTTTACG GTGGCAAAGGCATGGCCGGCTGGGAAGGGGGCATCCGCGTCCCCGGCATCTTCCGCTGGCCCGGGGTGCTGCCCGCCGGCCGCGAGGTCCACGAGCCCACCAGCCTGATGGACATCTTCCCCACGGTGGTCCAGCTGGCGGGCGGCCAGGTGCCCCAGGACAG GGTGCTGGATGGCCGGGACCTCATGCCTTTGCTGCTGGGGGTCACCCAGCACTCGGACCACGAGTTTCTGATGCACTACTGTGAACACGTCCTGCACGCCGTCCGCTGGCACCAAAGGAGCC GAGGTGCCCTCTGGAAAGTGCACTTCTTCACGCCCAGCTTCCACCCGGAGGGCGCCGGCGCCTGCTACGACCGAGTCGTCTGCCCATGCTCCCCGCCGGGGGTCGCCCGGCATGACCCACCCCTGCTCTTCGACCTGTCCCGAGACCCCTCGGAGGCCCAGCCCCTCACGCCGGCCACGGAGGGCGCCTTCTGGCAGGTGGTGGAGCGGGTGGCCCAGGCTGTGCAGGAGCACCAGCGGACACTCAGCCCCGTCCGCCTGCAGCTGGACGGCTCGGACAACGTGTGGAAGGCCTGGCTCCAGCCCTGCTGCGGCCCCTTCCCCTTGTGTCGGTGCCACGACCCAGAGAACCCGCAGTGA